The nucleotide window ACATATTGGCCAAGAACCCAGGTATAACTTCACACCTGCTGATCCTAGCTATTTTTAAATCTGTTGTCTTCATACTTAcacaaacagaaataattttaacagATTGAAAATATTAATTGGGCTATGGGGactaaacaatttttaaaaagtgacactCCTGCATGCTAACTTCTCAAAATtgagaattaacacagagacattAATTTTCTCTGTTAATATCCCCCACACATTGGCCTTACCAagtaaacttaattttgtttgtattcttcaAGTTTCTAACACATTCTGCCCTTTAAAATTCATCCTGTAGTCACTCATTTAACAAGGATAATCAGTTCTCTGGGTCTTTAGTTAGAGATAATCTTCATGTAGAAACTCAGAGTGCTCAGGAATATCTGCATTGAGAAGGAAACACATCTAGAGACAAAATAAATTAGtgtgacattcttagctttccAAAGCTAATACCACAAAGTAATTACAATCAATGATAATTCAGGCATTGTATATTTTTTGTTATGCCTAAACCAaatgtctgatttttttaaaaaacaacacattAAGTAACGATTTATTTTGGCCTATGATTTGAAGATCCATTTCACCACAGGAAAACATCACAGCAGCAGCCATGTGAGGATACATGCTCACATCTTGGTGATCTAGGGAAATACACAGAACAGGAAGCCAGATAGGGCAAGAAACCTCAAGGTCTTCCCCCAAGAGATCCCATTCTTTCAGTTAGACTTTGCCTTGTAAAGGTTCCACAAACTTCCTAAATGGTAGCCTTAGTGTGAGATCAAGTGGAGAAAAGATAAGCCCCTAGGGACTATTTATACATCCAAACCATAATGCATTAGATGTAAATAATAACATTAAACTCATAATTGTGCAacaggaagaaagatttattaaGATAAAATGATTCCACTGAGTAATTTTTGGAGAAGTGAAAAATTATCGATTTTATCAGCAATGTAGTTGTACTTTTCCTTAGTCTTTCAGTTGGTCAGAGCCAAATCCGagtgttagaaaagaaaaaggcagcagGAAATCAAGAAAATTTCAATACTTGTCAAGgataaaatgaaaagacaattttGCTACAGAATCTGCATTCAGTATTGGCATTGGAAAATCAACAGACTAGTCAACAGAAGCCAGATACAGAGAATGGTTGGTAACAAGATGAATAGAAACCCctagaagggaaagagagtgggctACAGACAGTGGATCTATAATATCTGGTAGGAAAGCTATGGACTCTGTAATTCAGAGGTCTGAAGCCACTGGATCCACAGCCCCCTGAGTAGCAGCTCCTAGATCCATAGCCCAGGGAACAGCAGCTCCTGGACCCAAAGCCCAGAGACCCAGCATATGTCCCCTGGCAGGGACTGCAAGGTGTGGAGCTCCTGGGGTAGTAGCAGGGCTTCTGGCAGGGGCTGGACACCACACAGGacctctggcagctgatgggcTCAATGCAGGTCTCCTGACAGCCGGTGTTCAGAGAGGATCCCAGCTGGCAGGTGCTAGGAGAGCAGCTGGTAGTGGTGTAGACCAGGTTGCTGGGGTAGGAAGAACCACAGGAGGAACGTGAGGAGGGCAGGCAGTGCCCGAGGGAGCGGGAGGAGAAGTTTCCAGAGCAGCAGCTGTAGGCCATGTTGAGAGGAGATGTGAGCTCAGCTGGATGTACCTGGAAGGATTCTGAGTTTGAATGTCATGCTGTGGAGAGCTGGGTTTATATACTCTCAGCAACAGGTGTGGTACCCAACAGTCTCACCCTTGATGCATCTGTGTGCTTCCTGGTTTACAAATGTGGAACAGTAATCTCTGTAATTGTAGTTGCATTTGCATAGTTTTCTGCACAGTATATTTATGAGTTTTGTAACAAAGGCCAAAGAGCTACTCCTATCTACAAAATGCTATGACTATTTTATATTAATGCCTGCCTCATGACAGCTATAGAAGCCCTTCCCATTCCTCTACTATGCGCTACCTGCCTGTATTTGGTTGCACACTCCTGCCTCTGCTAGTGAATGTTTCTTCCCTGAAACTAGAGAAGGACATAATGTTGTTTATCTGGATACTGGATCTATTTTGATATGGATGGGAGCATCCACAAGAATGCTCCATCTTGTCAACCTCCATTACCATTCTGCCAAACTACCTTATGGTAGTTTAGTGTTGTGGTAACAGAACACAATTATACTATGGATTATAGTTACACATTGTGTATTAAATTAAAGAAGGACAGATTCAAAATGGATAAAAGCAGCATACTAAGAAGGGTAGCTAGAGACTGGGGGCAGGGCTGTGTATTTACAGGCAAGTGGTGTGTCTCAGCTGAAACAGTCCCACTTGTTTAATGAAGGGAGGAATATAAgactaaaaatgaagaaatagggAGGGACTTCACAATATTTCCATTGGACTCTTtagttgtgttttgttgttttgtttgtatttttaaaaagaagattttgCAATGTTgtccaggctgtcttggaacaaGTGATGTCCCTGCCCTTTTCTCCTCAGTGCCGAGACTGAAGATGTGTATCACTTGTCCTACAGCACTCTTACACTGAGGTTTGTCTAGTTTCAATACCTGAAGAATCATTTTTCGCAAATTAAACTTCTCTTATTCTCCTTTTATCATCTGCATTCATAATCATTGAGGTTCTAACCATTGCAGCATGCTTCTGCTTCTCATGGTATTGGGTAGCCTGTGGCTTTATGTCAGTGCCGTATCCTTGTACCTGTCCACACTTGAATACCTAAGTATGAAGTATAGAAATATGTAaagttcccttctccttctcttcttttttccttccttcctttcttcatcttcctcttccttttcttcttctcttctttcattttctctctttccatctgttcttccttccctcctaccTCCATTTATCTTTTTGTTCCATGCTTAAATTTTACTTGGTTGTCTATTTTCATctctgcttcttttatttttattttccagtttgTTCTTTCCTAACAAACTACAGACTTAAAGTTGAAAATATGTTTAATAGACTTATTAAATTCTCATTGTTTACCAAGCTTTTTCTATGCTCATTGATAGAATATTCTATACTAAACTATCTATCTGAAATGATATTCAGATAGAGTGGGGATGTACTACTATAATTTACAGtaaatttttcacttttttctaaTACAATAGAGCCTATTTGCAGTACTCATAAAAGTCAAATGTGTAGTAATAGGGAAAGTACTGTAATGGTAATGTAGACTTTATAAAAATCAAGGAGGGAAGATGTGAGGATACAAAGTTTTTAgctattcctttttttatttctgttcttcaagaacaaaattcatattttgttattttttgcttCAAGATGAAGAACCTATCAATAAGATAATAAGGAAAGTATTCTTTCCTATttaggtttttgttgctgtttcacAAATAACTCTAAGTTTTCTTGAGAACAAATAGGTTTTAAATACAAACAGTAATTCTATAAGGCAAGAAATAATACAGTGAGTTCTTTTTCAGGTACCCTGCTTTCTATTCAAGAACCCTTCTGTAAGCTAGTTAATGTGAATAGTCTATCCTGTTTTTGTCCCTATAGATCTAAAATTTTTTCCTCATGAGTTGAGATAATGTTTAAAGTTTTTTGAAAAGCTCTACCTTTGAACTAAATTCATCTGAGATTGTACTTTTTCATCTGTACAGCTCTCTATGattatttttatctaatttttcATAGTAATGAAAAAACTGGGATAATTCACATAAAATGTAAGACTCAGGAGGCTACTCATGCAAAAACTTCTGACATTTGATTGTGTAGTCTCATCAGTAGATGATGAAAAGGTGTCTTTTGATGTTGGGGATATTTCCAAAGAATCTCATCCACATAGAAAGTGATAACTTCAGAGCTACCTACAATctcttctctttaaaatgtcAATGAATCTGTCACTCACAATCCCAGGATCttgattttgaaaatgatttaGATTAGAATCTACATAAACAAAAACTAATATCTCCTGTATTGAGATTTCATAGTAACAGTATTAAGAGCCAAAGAATGTATTCTTTTCATCATATATCACCAAGTTAGAACTCTCTAATTCAAAGAGCATTTGACCACATGTGATCAAAAACACATTCATGACACAAGTACTCCTACATGTCATCCTGAAGCACACTTCTCCCTTTAATAAATTCTTAACATTTCTCTCAAGAGATCACTTCAAAAAATTTATATGAGATCAGAGACATACTGCTTGATGTCTAATAAACATATTAATAAAtcctttggccgggcggtggtggcgcacgcctttaatcccagcactcgggaggcagagccaggtggatctctgtgagttcgaggccagcctgggctaccaagtgagtcccaggaaaggcgcaaagctacacagagaaaccctgtctcgaaaaaccaaaaaaaaataaaaaaaaataaaaaaaaataaatcctttggGCTGAATAGACAGCTcataagttaagagcacttgttactcttccagagaatcagtttgattcctagcacccatgtcaggcagctcacaaccaccaatagctctagctccagggtatctaactccctcttctagcctgcagggctacccacatgcacatgcatatgcacatactgtcacacatgtgtacacaagaactaaaataaaaattaatcttaaaaaaaccTGTACTTTCTTATAAATTTGTTCTAAAGTTAGTTGAAGGCAGAAATTCCAGGGCCAGAGAGATAGGTCATGGTTtaggacacttgctgctcttccaaaggacagggTTCAATTCTCAAGACACATATGGttgcttacaactgtctgtaactacactTCCATCAATTCACAACATCATCATCTGACCCTCTGAGTGTACCAGgcatatacatggtgcacagatatttGGGCAAACACCTGCCCCCAAAacataaagcttaaaaaaaaaacatagattacAATAATACTGTTTCAGAGGTGATTCTACATAGGGAAATatggaaatagaagaaatgaagcaACTGTCAGCACACGAGCTCAATTCTTTTTCACAGGGGTTCAGCATACTTTCATGAATGTAAAAGTCATTCTGAAGAATTATATAGAGCTTTTGGTAGTCAGTTTTCAGTGTGTACCCAAGATCTCTCATGGTGCTAAAAGATGCTTTATGTGTGAAGGAGGTGAGATGTTACTTTGAAATTCACAACtacaagaaaaatggaaagaaataaagaaggatggaaggatACAATAGATTGACAAGGAAACAGAACAATGTGAAAACATGTGAAGTCAGAGCTTTTTGTATCTCTGTGGAAAGCAGAGGTATGTGGCATCAGGGTGATGGTGTTAGACAGACAAGCTAGACGCTCATAACAATAGCATCTAAACCTGTCCAAGCTTAACGGGTGAGGTCATCACCTTAAGGTGGTGGATCTGAGATTGGCACCCTCATGAGAATCATTTCTATGTCatgtgaatataaataaatatacaaaagttCTATAAAGTTATCAGTTGCAGATTGCTTAAAATACTAATTAATTTCcccaggaaaaacagaaaaaaatagagaaaaacatacaaatatgGGTGCATATATATGCCTATGTATATGTAGATGTGTGAATGcatacccacacaaacacacacatctaatCGGGGACATATCAAAAAATTGCAGAATCATAGAGATCTTACATGAGCTGGAACTGATCTGTTTAACCTGGAGCTGTGATGCCCTTAAAGTCATGTCCTGATTTAGGCAGTTGTGATTCAGGTGATAAGAAATTTCTACAGATTTACAAGACTACAGAACAAATTTGGGATTCTGGGCCTTTCAAGAACTTAGGGCCCTGGGAAATATTCCAGTTCTTAGAAAGCCAATTCTGACAGGcaaaattcaatttctaacgGGAAGATCCTTATAAGGACACAAGGACAGAAACCGAAGTATAAATTGCATCAGTTCTTGATTAGATTTAAATGATCTAGACTATGGGAGCCTTTATTCTAGCAGCCAGGCAGAATGAAAATTAACTATCTCTAGAGGAGGACACAAATCTCTTTCCACCTGAAATGTCTGTTATTTCTCAGAGCATGGAAGAAATGTAAGAAGCCTGAAACACAAGAGAGTGGTGGAAGTTAGATTGTGAATCCTAGGATTCATGTAAGGCAGAAGGAAACATTAAAAAGCAGTCGTGTGTCACACAGCACGGATTCAGTCAGCAGTGCACTGCATCGATGA belongs to Peromyscus maniculatus bairdii isolate BWxNUB_F1_BW_parent chromosome 12, HU_Pman_BW_mat_3.1, whole genome shotgun sequence and includes:
- the LOC102926749 gene encoding keratin-associated protein 13-3-like translates to MAYSCCSGNFSSRSLGHCLPSSRSSCGSSYPSNLVYTTTSCSPSTCQLGSSLNTGCQETCIEPISCQRSCVVSSPCQKPCYYPRSSTPCSPCQGTYAGSLGFGSRSCCSLGYGSRSCYSGGCGSSGFRPLNYRVHSFPTRYYRSTVCSPLSFPSRGFYSSCYQPFSVSGFC